A genomic window from Silene latifolia isolate original U9 population chromosome Y, ASM4854445v1, whole genome shotgun sequence includes:
- the LOC141627606 gene encoding uncharacterized protein LOC141627606 translates to MNDEERTPDWNHDPLDEEAIARIDAFLAIPEEERAWPACLGRELLPRYMKTKLTGVKVPKGKPSSTALSLFRSSARLASFSAKDLKAGVARIAEQSKSQETSGSDKTLDILISDVQPPQDLPRIVSPEVVQAQKRKREDDILEEEEGGKQPIPAQPLRSIRQVPARIDDMDDARARIDEFSAKMSDQLLSASTLDSSTRVVSILTSLVTRAAELASQAREVSWLDLWGHSLVGLRDACAKITNLEEKLDRLNRDLHTSRGNEVVLQSQLATAKESTRAAIVCEVAAKNAEKAVRGRVGGREACNADRLKKNEELAL, encoded by the exons ATGAATGATGAAGAAAGAA ctcctgattggaatcaCGATCCTCTAGATGAAGAGGCTATTGCAAGGATAGATGCTTTCCTTgccattcctgaggaagagagggcctggccAGCTTGCTTGGGCAGggaattgttgccccggtatatgaagaccaagctgactggggttaaagtacccaaaggcaagcctagttctactgctctttcct tgtttaggtcttctgctaggctggctagcttttctgcaaaggatttgaaggctggggtggctaggattgctgagcagtccaagagccaggaaactagtgggagtgacaagactttggatatcctgatttctgatgtccagcctcctcaAGATCTGCCCAGGATAGTGTCACCAGAGGTCGTCCAGGCTCAAAAAAGAAAGAGGGAGGATGATATTCTGGAAGAGGAGGAAGGAGGGAAACAGCCTATCCCGGCTCAGCCactcaggagtataaggcaagtgcctgctaggattgatgacatggatgatgcccgggctcggatagatgagttttctgcaaagatgagcgaccaactattgtctgctagtacccttgattcgtctaccagggtggtttctattctgacttctcttgtaacaagggcTGCTGAACTCGCTTCCCAGGCTAGAGAGGTTAGTT GGTTGGATCTTTGGGGTCACTCGCTTGTCGGCCTTAGGGACGCCTGTGCCAAGATTACCAATTTGGAAGAAAAGCTGGATAGGCTAAACCGtgacctgcacacatccaggggtaatgaagtagtgcTCCAATCTCAGTTGGCAACAGCTAAGGAGTCaaccagggctgctatagtttgtgaggtggctgcgaaAAATGCTGAGAAGGCTGTCAGGGGCCGAGTTGGAGGCCGAGAAGCGTGCAATGCAGATCGGTTGAAAAAGAATGAGGAGCTTGCTCTTTGa